In the genome of Massilia sp. UMI-21, the window ATGGAAAACTTTTGGCAGACCTGTTCCGCGCAGCTGGAACTCGAGCTGACGCCGCAGCAATACAGTGCGTGGATCAAATCGCTCGTCGTGCTCGATTACGAGGACGGCAAGCTGCGCATTGCAGCGCCGAACCGGTTCAAGCTCGACTGGGTCAAGACGCAGTTCGCCACGCGCATCACCGAGCTCGCCTGCCAGTACTGGGAGGCGCCGGTCGAGGTGCAGTTCGTGCTCGACCCGAAGAACAACCCGGCCAAGAAGCCGGCGGGCCCTGCCGCGACCGGCACTGCGGGCGGCGGTGCGACCAATTTCGACGCACCCCGCCAGCCGGAGCAGCCGAGCCAGGGCAACGTGAACATCGCCAACTCGCCCAAGCGCGAGCAGAGCCGCATCAACACGGACCTGACCTTCGAAAGCTTCGTCACCGGTAAGGCCAACCAGCTGGCGCGCGCCGCTGCGATCCAGGTTGCCAACAACCCGGGCGTCTCGTACAACCCGCTGTTCTTCTACGGCGGCGTCGGCCTCGGTAAGACCCACCTGATCCATGCGATCGGCAACCAGGTCATGGCCGACAACCCGAATGCGCGCATCCGCTACATCCACGCCGAGCAGTACGTGCGCGACGTCGTCACCGCTTACCAGCGCAAGGGCTTCGACGACTTCAAGCACTACTACCACTCGCTCGACATGCTGCTGATCGACGATATCCAATTCTTCGGGGGCAAGAGCCGCACGCAGGAAGAATTCTTCTATGCGTTCGAGGCCCTGATCGCGGCCAAGAAGCAGATCATCATCACCTCGGATACCTATCCGAAAGAGATCACCGGCATGGACGACCGCCTGATCTCGCGCTTCGACTCCGGCCTGACGGTGGCGATCGAGCCGCCCGAGCTGGAAATGCGCGTGGCGATCCTGTTAAAGAAGGCGCAGTCCGAAAACGTGACCCTGTCGGACGACGTCGCGTTTTTTGTTGCCAAGCACCTGCGCTCGAACGTGCGCGAGCTGGAAGGCGCGCTGCGCAAGATCCTGGCCTACTCGCGCTTCCACGGCAAGGACATCACCATCGACGTGGTGAAGGAAGCCCTCAAGGACCTGCTGTCGGTGCAGAACCGCCAGATCTCGGTGGAGAACATCCAGAAGACGGTGGCGGACTTCTTCAACATCAAGGTGGCGGACATGTACTCCAAGCGGCGCCCGGCGAACATCGCCCGCCCGCGCCAGATCGCGATGTACCTGGCCAAGGAGCTGACGCAAAAGAGCCTGCCGGAGATCGGCGAGCTGTTCGGCGGCCGCGACCACACCACCGTGCTGCACGCGGTGCGCAAGATCGCCCAGGACCGCCAGAAGAATGCGGAATGCAACCACGAGCTGCATGTGCTGGAGCAGACCCTGAAGGGCTGATTTCCCGTAGGGTGGTCGGCTCTGCCGACCACGCGTTCAAACTTCGGTCGCAATGTGGCAGAGCATGATGTAGCTGAACGCGCGGGCGGCAATGCCGCCCACCCTACGAAAAGCGGTTGTCGCCCATATATTCGAAGAGGTTTGTGTTCTCTTCCGGCAATTGGCAAAATAGAGCGATAGCAATAAATAAATTAATACTTAACTGAGGATATCTATGCAACTGGTCAAAACCACCCGAGACACGCTTCTCCGGCCACTGCAGATCGTGAGCGGTATTGTCGAGCGTCGGCACACCATGCCGATTCTGGCCAATATCCTCATTCGCAAGGACGGCGAAAGCGTCTCGTTCCTCTCGACCGACACCGAAGTCCAGATCACCACGCTCGCGAACATCGGTTCGGGCGACGACGTGACCGGCACCACGGTGGCGGCGCGCAAGCTGCTGGACATCCTGCGCGCGCTGCCGGAATCGGGCGACGTCACCATGACCCTGCAGAACAAGCGCCTGGCCGTCCAGAGCGGCAAGTCGCGCTTCGCCCTGCAGACCCTGGCCGCGGAAGAATTCCCCACCGTGTCGGTGGCCGACAGCTACAACGCCTCGGTGACCCTGCCGCAAAAGACGCTGAAGCACCTGTTCAACATGGTGCACTTCGCCATGGCCCAGCAGGACATCCGCTACTACCTGAACGGCCTGCTGCTGGTGCTGGACGGCAACAACATCATCGCCGTGGCCACCGACGGCCACCGCCTGGCCTTCTGCCAGGTGGCCACCGAGCAGTCCTTCGAGCGCCAGGAAGTGATCATCCCGCGCAAGACCATCATCGAACTGCAGCGCCTGCTGGAAGAAAGCGACGAAGAGGTCCGCCTCGACATCGCCGCCTCGCAGGTAAAACTGACCTTCGCCGACATCGAGCTGGTCTCG includes:
- the dnaA gene encoding chromosomal replication initiator protein DnaA; protein product: MENFWQTCSAQLELELTPQQYSAWIKSLVVLDYEDGKLRIAAPNRFKLDWVKTQFATRITELACQYWEAPVEVQFVLDPKNNPAKKPAGPAATGTAGGGATNFDAPRQPEQPSQGNVNIANSPKREQSRINTDLTFESFVTGKANQLARAAAIQVANNPGVSYNPLFFYGGVGLGKTHLIHAIGNQVMADNPNARIRYIHAEQYVRDVVTAYQRKGFDDFKHYYHSLDMLLIDDIQFFGGKSRTQEEFFYAFEALIAAKKQIIITSDTYPKEITGMDDRLISRFDSGLTVAIEPPELEMRVAILLKKAQSENVTLSDDVAFFVAKHLRSNVRELEGALRKILAYSRFHGKDITIDVVKEALKDLLSVQNRQISVENIQKTVADFFNIKVADMYSKRRPANIARPRQIAMYLAKELTQKSLPEIGELFGGRDHTTVLHAVRKIAQDRQKNAECNHELHVLEQTLKG
- a CDS encoding DNA polymerase III subunit beta — protein: MQLVKTTRDTLLRPLQIVSGIVERRHTMPILANILIRKDGESVSFLSTDTEVQITTLANIGSGDDVTGTTVAARKLLDILRALPESGDVTMTLQNKRLAVQSGKSRFALQTLAAEEFPTVSVADSYNASVTLPQKTLKHLFNMVHFAMAQQDIRYYLNGLLLVLDGNNIIAVATDGHRLAFCQVATEQSFERQEVIIPRKTIIELQRLLEESDEEVRLDIAASQVKLTFADIELVSKLVEGKFPDYTRVIPKGYKNEFTIGRDELLRSLQRAAIMTSDKFKGVRCIIEPGIMKISSTNADQEEAVEELEIDYGGDTIDIGFNVTYLLDVLNNLKCDQVNIALGDSNSSALISIPDNGDFKYVVMPMRI